The following DNA comes from Rosa rugosa chromosome 5, drRosRugo1.1, whole genome shotgun sequence.
CCTGGAAGTGTTCTTCTACTTGTTCTTGGCATAATTACTATGCAATTGATTGTAGCTATTGAATACATAGTATTGAGGTTGTTGCTGCATTATGAAATCTATTTCCTTCCTATCAAGCTTTAGCATAGAATTTTACAAGAGTTTATTAGAAACGATCCTCTCATCGTGCTCTACGTCTTGCATTGATTGGTTTTCAAATTTGGTTAAAGTTTGGAAGAATTGGTATTTGGAGTGGTTTCAGCCACCGCCGAAACACCTTTTCACAGTGGCTCCTTTCTTCGCTGTCATAAGATACTTTGACCATCGTCATGAATTTTGACTCACCATCTTGATTAGGAAAAATTGGTAATTGGCTTCTATACATCTTGATCATATCAGGCAGATTAAGAATGACAAGAAATTGTTAATCAAATGGGAAGAAACCGGTTCAATGGAAATACAGTATTGGAATTCGAAACTTGGCAGTAACATCTATAGCTATAGTAAAGAAAGTTGATGCTTTCCAAGGTAATGAGGTCGATGTTATCCATAGAGAGCGAGGAAAGTATTACCGTAATGAAGATTTTTTACTAATAACAGTCGTTATTTGGGGAATTACATCACTGCCCTTCTCCTTGAAAACTTGTGGATAGGAACGACCCACGCATTTGGGCCTCACTTCGGTGTAGCATACGCCGGCGTACTCCAAATGCACCCTAGTTAAGAGCATCAGCAGTGGGGACTCATTTTttggactcaaatttgggtccaaataaGCTGGAATAGTGATTTGAGTCCATCTGAATAGTGTACAAAAAGACTTACTTTTATTGGGTGCTACAGTGGTGCAGGACTTATTTTTGGACCTATATTTTGGACTCATATTTTTagactcaaatttgggtccaaaacaCAAATCCTTCCACTGTGGAACACATTCATATTTGAGTCTtctattttatgtttgttttaatatatgtgtgtgtatatatatatacatatcttaAATTAAGATAAAAAAATGTCACACAAATTAGTATAAATAAAAGTTAATCATCAAAcattaaacataaaattcattaaaattcaaaataaaaaaatttcatgaCAAAGCCGTTGAAAAACAGCAATTTTAtcaattttgacaaaaattttacgtttctaaaaaaaaaaaaagtattaaaaCAAATTTTTAATCAATTAATTTCTGACCGTCAGATTGAATTAATAATTCAATCATGACCATCAGTTTCAAAACCAAAGAGCCGTTGGTTTTTTAAACAAGCGGGACCCACTCCATTTCTGATTTATTCCCACTTTGCACGCCCACTTGCATGCATCAGCACCCACGTGGTGGGTCCCAccaaatttgggtccaaattTTTTTGGGTCCTTCCTTGGATCAAATTAGCTCCACAATTTGGGTCTCCGATGGATTTGGGTCTAAATTATTCCGACCCATTGCAGCATGATTTCTTTGGTTTTGGACtcaaattttggttttggacccaaatttgggTCCCCACTGCTGATGCTCTTAACTGATGTTTAGtaattagtatatagtaaatacgAGACTTGCTATTACAATTGTGTTATCCTTCTTCGCTTTCCAAATGATGACCGAATTTCTTATATCATCAGCAAAGTCTTCTGTTACATTTGACAATATAAAGCTTCATAAAATATATATTACAATATTGGTTATAAGTAATGCTAGGAATACCATAAGTATATACAATGTAGTCATGTACTGCAGTGTGATTTGAAATTGGCACAGCAAATATATTGCATTCTATTGGTTTTCCATACAATCCAGTAAAAATATATAATGTAATATACTTACCGGTTCATGATTCTGTTCAGATTGCTTTTATTTCTTTGAAATGATGCTCATCTCCCACTTGGGTTGTTAATCTCAGAGAAGATTGTCGCAGATATACATTTGACGGAATCGTTGGTGGCACAACTGTGGTCACTACTGCTTGTTTCAGTTTCAACATTCCTATCAGTGCATTTGGTATTCCCTTCTGCACTCTGCTGAAGCAGCAATGCAAGCTCAAGCTCCTTTACAACATCATTCATGGATGGTCGTTCGGTCCCATCATCATGCATGCAACTGATAGCTACCTCAGTGAACTTATTCAGGCAGTCAGCTGAAATCTTACCTCTCAAACTTGGATCAATGATTTGATCAAGGTCCCCATTCTGATGACAGATCTTGGCCCACTCAGCCAGGCTCACTTGCTTCAGCTCTTCTGTCTGAATCACTGCTGGCCTTGCACACAATACCTCAAACAACACTACACCAAGTGAGTACACGTCTGACTTCTCAGTCAGACGTTGTCGGCGGTAGTATTCCGGGTCCAGATACCCAAAACTGCCTTTCACCATTGTGCTGATGTGGGTTTCGGACATGTTAGTCGTGCCCTTAGACAGCCCAAAATCTGAAACTTTGGCCACCCATTTGTCATCCAATAATATGTTTGTGCTCTTCACATCTCGGTTAATGATGGTGCCCTTTGCACCATTATGAAGGTATTGCAACCCTCGAGCGGTGCCTACGCAAATCTGAAGTCGCTTCTCCCAGGGAAGAGGCGGGTTGTCGGTGTGGTAGAGATGGTCACGGAGGGTTCCGTGTGCCATGTAATCATACACTAAGATCATCTCGCCCTTATCAACACAATATCCAATTAATGAAACCAAATGGCGATGACGGAGTTGGGAGAGCATCTCAATTTCGGTCTTAAACTCGTGGGCACCCTGCGATGACCCTGGTTTCAGTCGTTTTATGGCAACTGGAGTGGCTCCACCATCAGTGCATCCTTTGTATACGTTGCCAAATCCTCCAGCTCCAATAATGAATGTATCATTGAAGTTTTTGGTGGCGGCTGTGATCTCTTCCAGCGGAAAGTAACGACACAAATTAGTAGGCATAAATTGCCCCGGGTTCATTGTTTGCCTAGAGCCAGACCCAGAGTCCTTTAATTTCCATCGTCGCCTCGAAACCAAGAATATGAGAACAGAGAGCGTAATGAAGACGGCAACTACACCGGCAACGATAGCAACCATGGGACTCGACTTCTTATTTTCAGTATCATCTAGTTTTTGTGACGTGGGCTGCAGTTGTGGTGGATTGGGGTTGGGTCCGGCGAAATTCCCACTCGAGTCACTGAGCTTGAAGATTTCCAGCCCGTTCAACATGGCATTGCTGTCAGCATACCCAATCGGGAGCGGTGAAAGCGCGAGAAATAAGTCAACTTTTTTCTGGCTTCCGACCGGAGGCATGAACATGCCCACAACGTAGTCTTTGTAAACTGGAATCCCATCTCCTCCACTCCAACGGATGACATCTGCGGTTTGATTGGCCAAGTAGATTTGAAACCATCGCTCTCTGTTTCGAATCCCACAGAAATGGAGTCTCACCAGGTAATAAAAGTTGGGATCTAAGGGAAATACCCATGTGAGGTTATTGCCGGTGGTTACGTCCCAACCCATTGACCGACCTGTTGTGTAAACTGGTTTTGGAGCAGAGTATTCTGGAACTTCGACGAAGTTGAGCTCGATTGTATCGTTTTGTAGCACGCTGAGTTTTTTACTTACATTATCCAAATAAATATCGTCGGCAGTTTCCCAAGTCAGGTACATGCCAGTGTCTGCGTTCGGCCAGATGGGGCCTCCGCCGACGTTGAGTCGGTACACCATCTCCAGAGCTGTTTTGTTTCCGATCGCAAATGAGCCTGCATTGGCGTCCACCATGTTAGCTGAAGAAGTATTGTAAAGACCGGTGGGCATGGACACGATTTCGATTCCGTTGATGAAAGCGTACGCATCTCTGCTTGGTGTGAAGGTGATCTCGAGTCTCCGTCCTGTCTCGATGTTTACACAGAATTCTCTGACCAGCGGGGACTCGCCGAAAGCGTCGGCGGTGAAGGAGGCGTTGAAGTCTTTGAGAAGAGTGAAGCCGCCGGCGGTGACGGCGAAGAGGGAGTTGGGGCGTTGGAAGTGCGGGGTGTATGTATCCGGATTGAAATGCAAGCAGATGAATTTTTGGCCTGGAGAGAGGGGAATTGTGTAAGTGAAGTTGGAGCGAGAGAGCCGAGCTTTGGAGTAAGGGACTCGGCTACCGGTGTGCGACCGCGGTGCATTTATGGATTCGGATGCGTTACCAATTGGGGTGAATTTTGAGTCGATATCTCCACTCCACTTTCTGTTGTCATTGGAGGTTAGTTGGCCGGAATTGCCACAGGCAAGGGTGATATTTTCGACCGGGATGTATGGTGGCGACTGACCGGTGACGAAGAGAGTGAGGATGTGGAGGAACAAGTAGAGGTAGAGAGGACTGATGATTGGTTTCATTGTAGGTAGACAAAGATGAGAGGGTAATTTTctgattcaaattttggactttgGACAGTTGATGGTTGAAGGAGGATATGTAAGCTACCCATGTGGGAGGATAATTAACCTCACATGAGTATTTCtgattcaaattttggattttggactTTGGACAGTTGATGGTTGAAGGAGGATAATTAAGCTACCCATGTGGGAGAGCATCTCAATTTCGGTCTTAAACTCGTGAGCATCTCAATAAGTCAACTTGCATTaataaagataatgcagcttgcatcgaacagatgaagctagggcatatcaagggtgataatacaaaacacatatcaccaaagtttttctacaatcagcaacaacaggccctcctcaagattcaagtgaatcaagtaaggtctgaggagaatgtggcagatttgttcaccaaatcattgcctaaggccatatttgagaaacatgtgaaaagcataggaatgtgaagactttccaagctcccttgattaatgtaagggtcagggggaggtgtagacattagggggagtctaacacacacacatgtcatcctcaaattaatgtaaaaggtgcgttgtgctcttttccttcgaccaaggtgtattttttgtcccacagggtttttattgttacttggcaaggtttttagtgaggcaacaactcatgcaccatttcatctttgacttggcacaagggggagtattaaaggaaaaacacattatgtgccttcgtcaaagtgattgacggagagggaatcaagtaattagcaatcaccatcaatcagcatggatcaaggaccaatcagtagttaatgtcatcattgtaattgatatttccgttgtaattctctccctatataaagggactatgaaatgaaatgaggagACCAATTCCAATCTCAATTACACACTCCTAATGAGAAACCCTAAGGCGAACGCTGCCGCTCtctaaaaaccctaaatcattCTGCTACGATTTCGACCTCGGCCGATCATGTCAACCATTGACGACGTCACCGTCAGCTTTGCTACGTCTCTAGCCATTGCCGGCAGCGACGTGGTAGACCTTTCTCACATGGCAGGAGCTGGGGTGAGAAGAGGATCCCAGGCATATCTGTTAGCGCGTCCCCTGACGGCAAGACCATTCGGTGGTGCTGACCTGCAGCGATATTTCCGACGCGTCTGGGTGTTGGAGAAAGGTTTTAAGATCCAGGACCGACCTCAGAATCGTTTTGTGATCTCCTTCGATCTCAGGAAGGATAAGAACAAGGTGCTCAAGGGTGGCCCGTGGTATTTCAATAAGGCACCGGTGCTTTTGCAGGACTATGACGGATTGTCATCGATCCAGGCCGTCAAGATGGAAACCCTATTCTTCTGGGTGAAGATCACGAACATCCCACCGGCTTTGGAGGTTAAGGAAACGATTATCAATGTAGCGTCCATTGCAGGTCGTTTTCTGGAACTAGATCagaaactgtttgatacttcgGGCAAAATTCGAGTGCATGTCGCCCATGAGATCACCAAACCATTCATTCTGAAGAAGACCCTCAAGTTGGCACCGGGTGTGGTTGAAGAAATAGCCTTCTTCTTTGAGAACTTAATTGGAAGGTGTCGCAACTGCAATCTGATCTTCCATGCCAATGGGCGTTGCTTGGTGGCTACTTCACCAAAAACTGATCCCTCCACTGCTGCTCCTCCACGCTTGGATCTGGTGAGCCCTTTTACTGGCTTCAAGGAACATTTTTTTACTCATGGGATGTTTAAGTTTCAGGGATCCCAACTGCATATGCCTCCGGTTGCCAGAAACCTATTTGGTAACATGGACAACCCTAGAGGGCGTCGGCCTATTGTCATCAAGCATGCACAACTGCGACAGAATATGACACAAGAGGATGAGGATGCCA
Coding sequences within:
- the LOC133713134 gene encoding receptor-like protein kinase FERONIA, whose translation is MKPIISPLYLYLFLHILTLFVTGQSPPYIPVENITLACGNSGQLTSNDNRKWSGDIDSKFTPIGNASESINAPRSHTGSRVPYSKARLSRSNFTYTIPLSPGQKFICLHFNPDTYTPHFQRPNSLFAVTAGGFTLLKDFNASFTADAFGESPLVREFCVNIETGRRLEITFTPSRDAYAFINGIEIVSMPTGLYNTSSANMVDANAGSFAIGNKTALEMVYRLNVGGGPIWPNADTGMYLTWETADDIYLDNVSKKLSVLQNDTIELNFVEVPEYSAPKPVYTTGRSMGWDVTTGNNLTWVFPLDPNFYYLVRLHFCGIRNRERWFQIYLANQTADVIRWSGGDGIPVYKDYVVGMFMPPVGSQKKVDLFLALSPLPIGYADSNAMLNGLEIFKLSDSSGNFAGPNPNPPQLQPTSQKLDDTENKKSSPMVAIVAGVVAVFITLSVLIFLVSRRRWKLKDSGSGSRQTMNPGQFMPTNLCRYFPLEEITAATKNFNDTFIIGAGGFGNVYKGCTDGGATPVAIKRLKPGSSQGAHEFKTEIEMLSQLRHRHLVSLIGYCVDKGEMILVYDYMAHGTLRDHLYHTDNPPLPWEKRLQICVGTARGLQYLHNGAKGTIINRDVKSTNILLDDKWVAKVSDFGLSKGTTNMSETHISTMVKGSFGYLDPEYYRRQRLTEKSDVYSLGVVLFEVLCARPAVIQTEELKQVSLAEWAKICHQNGDLDQIIDPSLRGKISADCLNKFTEVAISCMHDDGTERPSMNDVVKELELALLLQQSAEGNTKCTDRNVETETSSSDHSCATNDSVKCISATIFSEINNPSGR